One part of the Vitis riparia cultivar Riparia Gloire de Montpellier isolate 1030 chromosome 8, EGFV_Vit.rip_1.0, whole genome shotgun sequence genome encodes these proteins:
- the LOC117921132 gene encoding stellacyanin-like, with amino-acid sequence MASRQFVVLAIVAVVLPTVAMAAEFTVGDDKGWTIDFDYQAWAKGKTFLVGDTLVFKYTQGNHNVFKVNGTAFKDCTKPPLNEALTSGNDTITLATPGNKWYICGVNDHCANYGQKLAITVHGSLSPEPTPTPIPDAPAPGPAAPSPLSYTLYI; translated from the exons ATGGCTTCTAGACAGTTTGTGGTCCTTGCAATCGTTGCAGTTGTTCTTCCCACTGTGGCCATGGCAGCTGAGTTCACTGTTGGAGATGACAAAGGCTGGACCATTGACTTCGACTATCAAGCTTGGGCCAAGGGCAAAACGTTTCTTGTTGGGGACACACTAG TCTTCAAGTACACTCAGGGAAACCACAATGTCTTCAAAGTGAACGGGACTGCCTTCAAGGACTGCACTAAACCACCATTGAATGAGGCTCTTACCAGTGGAAATGATACGATAACACTCGCCACCCCTGGAAATAAGTGGTACATTTGTGGTGTAAACGACCACTGCGCCAACTACGGACAGAAGCTGGCCATCACTGTACATGGCTCCCTGTCTCCTGAACCAACCCCCACCCCTATCCCAGACGCACCAGCACCAGGCCCCGCCGCACCTTCACCCCTATCCtacactttatatatataa
- the LOC117920211 gene encoding mavicyanin-like — MASRQFVVLAIVAVVLPTVAMAAEFTVGDDKGWTNKVDYQAWAKGKTFLVGDTLVFKYTQGNHNVFKVNGPAFKDCTIPPSNEALTSGNDTITLDTPGNKWYICGINDHCANGQKLVITVHGSLSPEPTPTPIPEAPGPSAPSPNSAHGFSVSGDLVPMAAMVAVALLAV, encoded by the exons ATGGCTTCTAGACAGTTTGTGGTCCTTGCAATCGTTGCAGTTGTTCTTCCTACTGTGGCCATGGCAGCTGAGTTCACTGTTGGAGATGACAAAGGCTGGACCAATAAGGTCGACTATCAAGCTTGGGCCAAGGGCAAAACGTTTCTAGTTGGAGACACACTAG TCTTCAAGTACACTCAGGGAAACCACAATGTCTTCAAAGTGAACGGGCCTGCCTTCAAGGACTGCACTATACCACCATCGAATGAGGCTCTTACCAGTGGAAATGATACGATAACACTCGACACACCTGGAAATAAGTGGTACATTTGTGGTATAAACGACCACTGCGCCAACGGACAGAAGCTGGTCATCACTGTACATGGCTCCCTGTCTCCTGAACCAACCCCCACCCCTATCCCAGAAGCACCAGGCCCCTCCGCACCTTCACCCAATTCTGCTCATGGGTTCTCAGTGTCTGGTGATCTAGTTCCAATGGCAGCCATGGTTGCAGTCGCTCTCCTTGCAGTTTGA